A stretch of Nitrospira sp. DNA encodes these proteins:
- the pstC gene encoding phosphate ABC transporter permease subunit PstC, with amino-acid sequence MTSSRSNTLSHWSTDGLLCWLLRGIATIAGVIVVLIVAFLIVEAFPVLHHVGLRRFFTDPSWHPAQGLYNLTPMLWGTLFAMAGAVMVATPLGILSAVFCHYYAPPAVARPYRRLIELLAGIPSVVYGLWGLVVLVPLIGEIHPPGPSLLAGIVILAIMILPTIALMADASLANVPPHYLRGAAALGLPRWATVQGIVFPAAKSGLFTGVILETGRAIGETMAILMVCGNVVQTPSSFFDPIRTLTANIALEMAYALGDHRSALFVSGLVLMAMVVALAVSAEWISRGRIYG; translated from the coding sequence ATGACATCATCAAGGAGCAATACTTTGTCCCATTGGTCGACTGACGGTCTCCTGTGCTGGCTCTTGCGCGGCATTGCCACAATCGCCGGCGTGATCGTTGTGCTCATCGTGGCCTTCCTGATCGTGGAAGCGTTTCCCGTCCTCCATCACGTAGGTCTGCGACGATTCTTTACCGATCCTTCCTGGCATCCAGCCCAGGGCTTGTACAACCTCACGCCGATGCTGTGGGGTACCCTGTTCGCCATGGCTGGGGCGGTGATGGTCGCCACCCCACTGGGCATTCTCTCTGCCGTATTCTGCCACTACTATGCGCCGCCAGCCGTTGCCCGACCCTATCGGCGCCTGATCGAGTTGCTCGCAGGCATTCCATCTGTGGTCTATGGTTTGTGGGGACTCGTGGTGCTGGTCCCGCTGATTGGGGAGATACACCCCCCTGGACCCAGCCTATTGGCGGGTATCGTAATCCTCGCGATTATGATTCTTCCCACCATCGCCTTGATGGCAGACGCGAGTCTGGCTAACGTGCCGCCACATTACTTGCGTGGCGCGGCAGCATTAGGTCTGCCACGATGGGCAACGGTCCAAGGAATTGTGTTCCCTGCAGCGAAATCAGGATTGTTCACCGGAGTCATCCTTGAGACTGGTCGGGCCATCGGCGAGACGATGGCGATTCTGATGGTCTGTGGGAACGTGGTCCAGACTCCTTCCAGCTTCTTCGACCCTATCCGGACACTGACCGCCAATATTGCCTTAGAAATGGCCTATGCGCTCGGTGACCATCGTTCCGCGTTATTCGTCAGTGGGCTGGTCTTGATGGCCATGGTTGTGGCGCTTGCCGTCTCGGCGGAATGGATCAGTCGCGGGAGAATTTATGGCTGA
- a CDS encoding phosphate ABC transporter substrate-binding protein, which yields MLTWLCSIVPKKSLFLAAYSIAGLLSLPASAADQLTGKLIITGSSTIAPVISEIGKRFESVHPGTRVDVQTGGSSRGIADARQGLADIGMVSRALKEDEGDLHAFMIARDGIGIIVHKENPVQILTDEQIIAIYTGKITNWTVIGGKDAAITVVNKAEGRSTLELFLHHFKIKNVDVRAQVVIGDNEQGVKTVAGNRNAIGYVSIGTAEYDESQGVPIKLLPIGGVAASTENVRNGTFPLARPLHIITRTPPVGLAKAFIGYAQSKAAHDIIKEQYFVPLVD from the coding sequence ATGCTGACATGGTTATGCTCGATCGTCCCCAAGAAGTCCCTGTTCCTGGCCGCATACTCGATCGCTGGCCTTCTGTCTCTCCCGGCATCAGCCGCCGATCAACTGACCGGAAAGCTCATCATCACCGGATCGAGTACCATAGCTCCGGTCATTTCCGAGATTGGGAAACGGTTTGAATCGGTACACCCCGGCACGCGGGTAGACGTGCAAACCGGTGGCTCCTCACGCGGCATCGCGGATGCTCGCCAAGGACTCGCTGATATTGGAATGGTCTCGCGTGCACTGAAGGAGGACGAGGGAGACCTCCATGCATTTATGATTGCCCGTGATGGTATCGGGATCATTGTTCATAAGGAGAACCCGGTCCAGATTCTCACCGACGAGCAAATCATCGCGATCTATACGGGCAAGATCACCAATTGGACGGTGATAGGAGGGAAAGACGCGGCCATCACCGTCGTGAACAAAGCGGAGGGCCGATCTACACTTGAATTATTCTTGCATCACTTCAAGATCAAGAATGTGGACGTGAGGGCTCAGGTCGTGATCGGTGACAACGAACAGGGAGTTAAAACCGTCGCGGGCAATCGAAATGCCATCGGGTATGTCTCCATCGGCACGGCCGAATACGATGAATCTCAAGGCGTACCCATTAAACTCCTTCCGATCGGAGGAGTTGCTGCTTCCACCGAAAATGTGCGGAACGGAACCTTTCCCCTTGCCCGTCCTCTGCACATCATCACCCGGACTCCCCCTGTTGGATTGGCCAAGGCCTTTATCGGCTATGCACAGTCCAAAGCCGCGCATGACATCATCAAGGAGCAATACTTTGTCCCATTGGTCGACTGA